From Cenarchaeum symbiont of Oopsacas minuta, the proteins below share one genomic window:
- a CDS encoding Transposase, translated as MTAKVLNVRVENRREDIRKFFQTSVPKIVMESSSIWYELFRYMTDRLDLDVVLSNPYQTKAIVASIKKIDKVDAQILANLLCRGHINKCYVPNKKTVE; from the coding sequence TTGACAGCAAAGGTATTAAATGTGCGAGTTGAAAATCGACGCGAAGACATTAGAAAATTTTTCCAAACAAGCGTGCCAAAGATCGTGATGGAATCATCATCTATCTGGTATGAGTTATTTCGATATATGACCGATAGACTGGATCTTGATGTTGTTCTCTCAAATCCATACCAGACAAAAGCTATTGTGGCATCCATTAAAAAAATAGACAAGGTTGATGCACAAATCCTAGCAAACTTGTTGTGTAGAGGACATATCAACAAATGTTACGTGCCAAATAAAAAGACAGTTGAGTAA
- a CDS encoding phosphoesterase DHHA1, giving the protein MVVTANENTSILCISHIADADGVCAAGLIKHIFGGDTILVQTSEFIKEVEKVSNYEMLKSLYICDFGIDEENEERFIKIMEKLLVRNISITYIDHHPLNSELKKRLKLIGIKIIHNDDECATVLVYKEFHEKFTYKMQFISACAAITDYVDKSLESSKLVSMFDRQYLFANATMLTYYISNKLKDDKAMKDLVKDLSNSKFPCEIQGFFKSIEIEMPKIVGLMQYVKEHVVVLDNLAYVEIKGEYRPKDAAHFIHGLSHKNVGIAYKKNHKCCGLSIKGSGTQPHLGMLSRKISPLFEGSGNGHKDACGCRIPEQNITSFIQEFNTQLGKHVYDQQ; this is encoded by the coding sequence ATGGTTGTAACTGCCAATGAAAATACCAGCATCCTTTGTATCTCTCACATCGCAGATGCAGATGGAGTGTGTGCTGCGGGGTTAATAAAGCACATTTTTGGAGGAGATACTATTCTAGTACAAACTAGTGAATTCATCAAAGAGGTAGAAAAAGTTTCAAATTATGAAATGTTAAAATCATTATACATATGTGATTTTGGTATTGATGAAGAGAATGAAGAACGTTTTATTAAAATTATGGAGAAACTTTTAGTTAGAAACATTAGTATAACCTACATCGACCACCACCCTTTAAATTCAGAGTTAAAGAAACGCCTAAAACTTATTGGTATTAAAATTATTCATAATGACGACGAATGTGCAACTGTTTTAGTATACAAAGAATTTCACGAAAAATTTACATACAAAATGCAATTTATATCCGCATGTGCAGCAATAACAGACTATGTAGATAAATCTCTAGAAAGTTCTAAGTTAGTATCTATGTTTGACAGACAATATTTATTTGCGAACGCGACTATGCTTACTTATTACATATCAAATAAACTAAAAGATGATAAAGCTATGAAAGATCTAGTGAAAGATCTGTCAAATTCTAAATTTCCATGTGAAATTCAAGGATTTTTTAAAAGTATAGAAATCGAAATGCCAAAAATAGTAGGATTGATGCAATATGTAAAAGAACATGTAGTGGTTTTGGATAATTTGGCATATGTCGAGATCAAAGGGGAATATCGTCCCAAAGATGCGGCACATTTTATTCATGGACTATCACACAAAAATGTTGGTATTGCATATAAAAAAAATCATAAATGTTGTGGTTTATCAATAAAGGGTTCTGGAACACAGCCACATCTAGGAATGTTATCTAGAAAAATATCTCCGTTGTTTGAGGGATCTGGAAATGGACATAAAGATGCATGCGGTTGTCGCATACCAGAACAAAATATAACTTCCTTTATACAAGAATTTAACACACAACTTGGGAAACATGTTTATGATCAACAATAA